The sequence below is a genomic window from Thermodesulfobacteriota bacterium.
AAATACTATACCCCCACCCTGACCCTCCCCCTGGGAGGGGGAGGGAAGAGTAAGGCAGGTCGGATTTTTAACGCTCATCCACTCGATGTCTTCGACATGGCAAGTTAGGTGATTGAATAATATGGACGACCGGGTGGTGCTATGGATTTCGAAGTCAGCTATGTCGATATCCGGCACGCGTGGCGTGGACACGTAGTGTCGTTTTCGACGTAGCACCGAAGTTGCTAAAATCACCGGAAGCACGTCTGGTGGCAAGGGCAGAACGATGCTACTTCGATTGTCTGCGGACACAGTCCGCACGGCCTGGAGGGGTATTGCTGCGCTGCGAGTGCGGCTTGCAATATTATGATTTGGCCGAGGACGCAGGAGGCGCCCCGGACTTAATCCTCCCCTTCTTGCTGGGAGGAAAAAGATTCTTGATGGATTGCTTGTGGAAGTGGATTCCCGATGTATAGGCAGGCTCGGAGCGGTACTGGACAAACGTTTGCGCTTCAAGGTTGGGGCGTCCAATTCCTCACTCGCTCGGAATTGTTGGGAATGACAGACTGGAGGTGACCCCCGCCTTAATCCTCCCCCTTACTAATGGGGAGGAAAGTAAAAAGGCAAAAGGTAAGCAGATAGCGTTTTATTGTTGCGCTTCCTCGAAATTGAAGATGCGGTTCCAGTCTTTTTTCATGCTGATGATTACCCAGCCTTTCGCGTCGGCCTCGTTCGCCAGCGACTGGGGGAAGGTGCCGACGTCGGTGTTCGGCAGGCCTTCGGCCGGGCCGTAGGCGTACTCGCGGACGGGGTCGTCGTGAAGCACCAGCATCATTAGGCGCGCGCCGCTGCCCGCTCCCGTCCATTCGAGCATTTCCCTGTCGCCGTCCGAGTTGCCGAAGGCGGCGGACGGCCGCTGGCCGATGAAGGTTTCGATCCCGACGGCCTTTCCGGGGCCGTCGTCCATCAGGAACAGCCTGGGCTCGCGCACGAGGACGGGCCCGCCGCCGGCCCCGTATTCGTACGATAGGACGAGGCTCGACCCGACTATCTCGGCGGGCGGGAAGCCGTAGACCTCTCTTGCGTAGGCGCGGACGAAGAGCTGCCCGCCGCCCGTGACCATGAACGTGCGGAAGCCGTTTTCGCGGAGGTATGCGATGACCTCCAGCATGGGCCGGTAGACGAGGTCTGTATACGGGCGCTGGTAGCGCGGATGTTTCGCCGTGGCGAGCCATTGTCGAACGGTTTCGGTGAACTGCTCCGTCGTCATTCCGGCGTGCGTGGCGGCTATGATCGCCTTCCAGTCGGCCTTCGTGAAATTCGCTATCGCCCGCGCGTCGTTTGCGATGACGGATTTGTAGGGCTCGGTTTCGCTCCATTCGGGGTGTGACGGAGCGAGGGCGCGTATCCTGCCCAACGCGAAGACGCCCTGCGTGTAAAGGGGATGCTCGACCCAGAGCGTGCCGTCCTGGTCGAAGACGGCTATGCGGTCTTCGGGGGCGACGTAGTCCGGCCCGGATTCGTCCGTCGCTTTCCTTATGAATTCGAAGATCGCCTCCTTCGCCGCGCCGTCATTCCACGATGGCAACGGATCGGCGTCGGGGTAGGGCACGGGCTCTGGCGCGGTCCGTGCACACGCTCCTCCGAATACGAGAATGATAATCAGCAGGGCCAGGGTGTTTAAGCGTGCGCCGGAGCGGGCCGATTCGTGGCTCGATAGCTGCATGGGCATTCCTCCTTCACAGTCCCCGCGCGTGAGAAAAGTAAGCGGGGGTTATGCACGGTTTTTCAATACTACACTATCGCGCCCTTGCGGGAAACCTGCATCTGCAAATAAAACGGGAGAATCCCCGGGTGTACAGCTATACTCTAAACGCATATATATTAGAGATTGGGGAGTGCCATGAATATTCTCGATCCCGCGCTGGCGTTCGTCGAAGGGCTGGCGCTCATCGTATCGCCGTGCATACTGCCCGTACTGCCGCTCGTCCTTTCGGCGTCGGTCGAGGGCGGGAAGAAGAGGCCGTTCGGCATCATCGCCGGGTTCGTTTTCTCGTTCACCCTTTTCGCGCTGGCGTCGCGCCGCATAGTCGAAGCCTTCGGTATAGACACCGAAATAATAAAGTACGTTTCGCTGGTCCTCCTGTTCCTGTTCGGCCTCGTGCTCCTTTCGTCGAAGCTTTCGGATAGATTCAGCGGGCTCACGTCGCGCATTGCGGGTATAGGCGGGAGCTCCAAAATCGGCAGGGGGGACGACCTCTGGAGCGGCCTCGTCGTGGGCGCGCTCATAGGGCTCGTGTGGACTCCTTGCGCCGGGCCGCTGCTCGCCGCCGTCCTCGTCCAGGTCGTCCGGCAGGAGACGGACCTAGCGGGGTTCCTCGTCACGGCTTCGTTCGCGATAGGGGCGGGCGTGCCGATGCTGGCGATCGCGCTCGCCGGGCGGAAGGTGATGGGGAAGCTCGGCTTCTTCACCGCGCATTCGGAGGGCATACGGAAGGCGTTCGGCGTCGTTATCATACTCTCCGTGCTGTTCATCGCATCGGGTATAAACATCGGCTCAATCGAGCCCCCGGGCGGCACCGTGACGGCCGTGAAGCCGGCGGACGTGAAGGGCGAGGAGCTAAAGAACGGGCTCGCAGAGCCGTATCCCGCGCCCGGCTTCGAGGGCATCACGGCGTGGATAAATTCGAAGCCGCTCACGATGGAGGGGCTCAGGGGGAAGGTCGTGCTCGTCGATTTCTGGACGTATTCGTGCGTCAACTGCGTCCGGACGTTTCCATATATAAAGTCGTGGGACGAGAAGTACAGGAAGGACGGGCTCGTGATAGTGGGCGTGCATTCGCCCGAGTTCGAGTTCGAGAAGGATCTCGGCAACGTCAAAAAAGCGGTCGAGGCG
It includes:
- a CDS encoding HAD family hydrolase yields the protein MQLSSHESARSGARLNTLALLIIILVFGGACARTAPEPVPYPDADPLPSWNDGAAKEAIFEFIRKATDESGPDYVAPEDRIAVFDQDGTLWVEHPLYTQGVFALGRIRALAPSHPEWSETEPYKSVIANDARAIANFTKADWKAIIAATHAGMTTEQFTETVRQWLATAKHPRYQRPYTDLVYRPMLEVIAYLRENGFRTFMVTGGGQLFVRAYAREVYGFPPAEIVGSSLVLSYEYGAGGGPVLVREPRLFLMDDGPGKAVGIETFIGQRPSAAFGNSDGDREMLEWTGAGSGARLMMLVLHDDPVREYAYGPAEGLPNTDVGTFPQSLANEADAKGWVIISMKKDWNRIFNFEEAQQ
- a CDS encoding cytochrome c biogenesis protein DipZ, which gives rise to MNILDPALAFVEGLALIVSPCILPVLPLVLSASVEGGKKRPFGIIAGFVFSFTLFALASRRIVEAFGIDTEIIKYVSLVLLFLFGLVLLSSKLSDRFSGLTSRIAGIGGSSKIGRGDDLWSGLVVGALIGLVWTPCAGPLLAAVLVQVVRQETDLAGFLVTASFAIGAGVPMLAIALAGRKVMGKLGFFTAHSEGIRKAFGVVIILSVLFIASGINIGSIEPPGGTVTAVKPADVKGEELKNGLAEPYPAPGFEGITAWINSKPLTMEGLRGKVVLVDFWTYSCVNCVRTFPYIKSWDEKYRKDGLVIVGVHSPEFEFEKDLGNVKKAVEANGIKYPVALDNNFDTWTNFKNRYWPAHYLIDREGNVVYTHFGEGKYDVTENNIRYLLGLGAMEPGEAVPIPYSKEQTPETYLGYERAKGYEGATPIEKNAHAEYMFPESLVRNGWALDGGWTVGGEKITSDEAGSAIRLSFAAKKVFLVLGTSTGEPVTAEITLDGMPIGMARGSSVSPDGRVTVDANTLYELISRKDFGTGVIEIKAAEPGLEAYAFTFGS